One Acidobacteriota bacterium genomic region harbors:
- a CDS encoding TonB-dependent receptor, producing MRSTTEWLRDVLLVLCVLSLAFMPQGLEAQQTSAAQPQEQEEERNEEEPPEEDDQIVTEVIVVTGSRIARDPLDEPAPITEISVDDIQRSGLTNLGATLQQLPVTGSAINTRFNVPGNSGFPQDGTGIGAGAIELSLRNVGAKRTLVLVDGKRWIAGASASGVPNAVDLNTIPANVIQKIEILQDGASAIYGSDAIGGVVNIITAESFDGFRVDLQTGGFISEGDGEASEVSLLWGGGADRTRFLVSGSYVQELGVETWDRAQSAFPTPFATSCLAGGCSSFTPQGRFILGPAFGFLDMTLNTGVLNDGSTSVPVFDPNDPNGGDFHQFSTADRFNFNGPGFNFLQTPNERFNIYASARHEISDTVRAMMKTTYTNRKSRTKAAPEPLCFGNGCGNRILENIVIDADQIYNPFGVDLSVADGTLEFFGRRPLESGPRIFEQDVNTWFSSLTFDGIFSAAARDFLWDVTASYGDNRGFQQKFNSHNAAKLAVALGDPAVCAATPNCVPFNLFGGQGPDGRGSITQEMLDFVGYTQRDFSEQTLFDVTANLAGELVTLPTGMVGFAAGVEYRDHEGSFQPDPIAARGETAGIPSAPTAGGFDVAEFYGEISVPIETEAAAVDHLEFNLAARYSDYSTFGGESTYKVSGLWRPVRELSFRGSVSTGIRAPGIGELFGGAAREDFTFLDPCVDVFGAIGAANGGRDEAQPQQIIDNCAALGLPPDLVQRNPQLSAISAGNENLIAETSDNYSFGLVYSPTWQRRGALTASLDYYDLTIDDAVQGRDPGDVIIACVNTLDPFFCNAVERTSSGVINLVDNQLQNIGAIEASGVDLGLNYSSQRTSFGVFNAMLMATYLADYVEFTARPDGTFARNERAGTITDETFQRAWPDLRMTSAVEWTLDPWNAGLTFRWVDSMIQASGNELSSTLFTDIRLRYSMPVDGNDLHLTVGVNNVLDEDPATCDSCGVIGMSPVVHDLPGRIGYVRLSLTL from the coding sequence ATGCGATCTACCACCGAATGGTTGCGTGATGTGCTGCTCGTCCTCTGCGTCCTCAGTCTCGCTTTCATGCCACAGGGGCTCGAGGCTCAGCAAACCAGCGCCGCGCAACCGCAAGAGCAGGAAGAGGAACGAAACGAGGAGGAACCGCCTGAGGAAGACGACCAGATTGTCACGGAAGTCATCGTCGTCACCGGATCGAGAATTGCGCGCGATCCGCTCGATGAGCCGGCGCCGATCACGGAAATTTCCGTCGATGACATCCAGCGATCCGGTCTGACGAACCTGGGAGCAACGCTTCAGCAGCTCCCGGTAACCGGCTCGGCGATCAACACGCGTTTCAACGTTCCCGGCAACTCCGGGTTCCCTCAGGACGGGACCGGAATCGGTGCGGGTGCCATCGAGCTGTCGCTGAGAAACGTCGGAGCGAAACGAACGCTCGTTCTGGTCGACGGTAAGCGCTGGATCGCGGGCGCATCTGCTTCCGGTGTTCCGAATGCGGTCGATCTCAACACGATTCCCGCTAACGTCATTCAGAAGATCGAGATCCTCCAGGATGGCGCTTCCGCCATCTATGGTTCGGACGCCATCGGCGGCGTCGTCAACATCATCACCGCCGAGAGTTTCGACGGATTCCGTGTCGACCTGCAGACCGGCGGGTTCATCTCTGAAGGCGATGGCGAGGCCTCCGAGGTCTCCCTGCTTTGGGGCGGTGGAGCCGACCGAACCCGTTTCCTCGTCAGCGGGAGCTATGTCCAGGAGCTCGGCGTCGAGACGTGGGATCGCGCACAGTCGGCCTTCCCAACCCCCTTCGCGACCAGTTGTCTCGCCGGCGGCTGTTCGTCGTTCACGCCGCAAGGTCGTTTCATCCTCGGTCCAGCCTTTGGATTCCTGGATATGACTCTCAACACCGGCGTCCTGAACGATGGAAGCACGAGCGTGCCTGTATTCGATCCGAATGATCCCAACGGAGGCGACTTTCACCAGTTCTCGACTGCAGATCGGTTCAATTTCAACGGCCCTGGATTCAACTTCCTCCAGACCCCCAACGAACGCTTCAACATCTACGCAAGCGCTCGCCACGAGATCAGCGACACCGTGCGCGCAATGATGAAGACGACTTACACCAACCGCAAGTCGCGCACGAAGGCGGCACCGGAGCCGCTCTGCTTCGGCAATGGCTGCGGTAATCGCATTCTCGAGAACATCGTCATCGACGCGGACCAGATCTACAACCCGTTCGGTGTGGACCTCTCCGTCGCGGATGGAACGCTCGAGTTCTTTGGCCGACGGCCACTGGAGTCTGGACCTCGTATCTTCGAGCAGGACGTCAACACCTGGTTCAGCAGCCTCACGTTCGACGGGATCTTTTCCGCCGCCGCTCGCGATTTCCTCTGGGACGTGACCGCGTCCTACGGCGACAATCGTGGATTCCAGCAGAAGTTCAATTCGCACAATGCGGCGAAGCTCGCGGTGGCTCTCGGTGACCCAGCCGTGTGTGCGGCGACTCCGAACTGCGTCCCGTTCAATCTTTTCGGTGGCCAGGGCCCTGACGGCCGAGGCTCGATCACTCAGGAGATGCTCGACTTCGTCGGTTACACCCAACGCGACTTCAGCGAGCAGACCCTGTTCGACGTCACGGCAAATCTCGCAGGCGAGCTGGTCACGCTCCCAACCGGTATGGTTGGGTTCGCGGCTGGTGTGGAGTACCGCGATCACGAGGGCTCCTTCCAGCCCGATCCGATCGCGGCCCGTGGCGAGACCGCAGGCATTCCGTCCGCTCCCACTGCAGGCGGCTTCGACGTGGCGGAGTTCTACGGCGAAATCAGTGTGCCGATCGAGACCGAGGCAGCGGCGGTCGATCATCTCGAGTTCAATCTCGCGGCTCGCTACTCGGACTACAGCACCTTCGGCGGAGAAAGCACCTATAAGGTCAGCGGTCTCTGGCGACCGGTGCGCGAGCTATCCTTCCGCGGCTCGGTGTCCACCGGAATCCGAGCCCCCGGCATCGGCGAGCTCTTCGGAGGCGCCGCTCGTGAGGACTTCACGTTCCTCGACCCATGCGTGGACGTCTTCGGAGCCATCGGCGCAGCGAACGGGGGTCGCGACGAGGCGCAACCCCAGCAGATCATCGACAACTGCGCGGCGCTCGGTCTGCCACCGGACCTCGTTCAGCGCAATCCGCAGCTCTCGGCAATCTCGGCCGGAAACGAGAACCTGATCGCCGAGACCTCCGACAACTATTCATTCGGGCTCGTCTACAGTCCGACCTGGCAGCGCCGGGGCGCGCTGACGGCGTCGTTGGATTATTACGATCTGACCATCGATGATGCCGTTCAGGGCCGGGATCCTGGCGACGTGATCATCGCCTGCGTGAACACGCTCGATCCGTTCTTCTGCAACGCGGTCGAGCGCACCAGCTCCGGTGTGATCAATCTGGTCGACAACCAGCTCCAGAACATCGGCGCGATCGAAGCGTCAGGGGTCGATCTGGGTCTCAATTACAGCAGCCAGCGAACTAGCTTCGGCGTATTCAATGCAATGCTGATGGCGACCTACCTCGCCGACTACGTTGAGTTCACTGCCCGGCCCGACGGCACGTTCGCGCGCAACGAACGTGCAGGCACGATCACGGATGAGACCTTCCAGCGTGCGTGGCCCGATCTCCGAATGACTTCTGCGGTCGAGTGGACCCTCGATCCGTGGAATGCCGGCCTCACGTTCCGCTGGGTCGACTCGATGATCCAGGCCTCGGGCAATGAGCTGAGCTCGACCCTCTTCACCGACATCCGGCTCCGGTACTCGATGCCGGTGGACGGAAACGATCTGCATCTGACGGTCGGCGTGAACAACGTGCTCGACGAGGATCCGGCGACCTGCGACTCGTGTGGCGTCATCGGGATGAGCCCGGTCGTCCACGATCTTCCGGGTCGCATCGGTTACGTACGACTCTCGCTCACCCTCTGA
- a CDS encoding phosphodiester glycosidase family protein, with protein MKFRRFSGYLVVVLLVLGGDLHAQGWEEIKPGISYREYTQPGRAIYVTRIDLTTPTIDLIASAEIDRGLTVDEFAERYDTVVAINGDYFNQQLQPIGPALSSCGAWGNAKAGRTEIVVAIGSERAEIYRPSSREAPLPSWVEDAVAGWPMLVDGCKSLSTSLPGSASFTMAPHPRTAVGLSGDQKLIYFVVADGRREDAPGMTLPQLADFMHEELGVCTAVNLDGGGSSQMVVGDDTVNVPSDGVPRRVANHLAVVPANLDLECEVRQELVAAASAALRGTWERVAALEKKLKAGNATVDERIELARMYLDRSRFWEAKQVADEILSNRDHDLAARISAEAQVELSRLSSDKGESPSDSKEAEAATAVEPIELARSYIERERFWEAREIADEILSAGPNPEAEEVRAAAEAGLKRLSEGKIAEARRAASAPGATLEDRIALADLLFSDGQYGEAIAIYSDVPRQRRDRELRLRHARALAWSGRLDPAEVIYHELLAEQPTPELTLEYARLLSWMGATRAAIGHLRPLYEEAPRDEVAVALANALAWQGKRSEAVALLERHTTQSPSVETQALLAELRASPELRLERIEEAIADEPFNLSLRIARARLLIEAERYSAALEDLEFVDRHSRERHDEVEELMTLASESRRRELESLETEVVAVDPRTVEDPDRLRELARKAAGLSRYDEAIELYEAYLERRPDDTEVRIDYAKVLGWDRRYDQAIREYEAILAKNPERLDLRLEYARLLSWDERYYRAVRELDQLTDISDHPRPYLYTEVPAEARFSLGQIYRWFGWHEHAMEQQQFALGLDGGFEPAATELEMVQRLRPASVYDGRYTRAETASDFVLDRLDFITQQWLSRKTAVEGLVGWHQFRQAGLEAEALSIGVGVRHRLQDQLSARARIGINRYDDDTRWFGSVAGEWLPSLTSRFVAELSHYDLIYDVFTLRSLGDDPLSITDLSLHYDHDTGGRLAYIADASFGNISDDNKRLALHGLVSFELRNDPFVAVKADYRHLQYDFRTNRYWSPSDYHSLAGVVHVGDNVREKFFWDAELKYGRSWQEGDSHDLQSISLRGTVPITEGIDLVAAYTYGRSGRIDEPFASPDLVTYWQRRWYIGFRLRNLFRGDDRDAGRRYYFDEGTLEQDPALPQFGEEG; from the coding sequence ATGAAGTTCAGGCGCTTCTCCGGTTATCTCGTCGTCGTCCTGCTCGTGCTCGGCGGCGACCTCCATGCCCAGGGATGGGAGGAAATCAAACCTGGGATCTCGTATCGCGAATACACGCAACCAGGTCGCGCGATCTACGTAACGCGCATCGATCTGACCACTCCCACCATCGATCTGATCGCTTCCGCGGAGATTGATCGCGGCCTGACGGTCGACGAGTTCGCTGAGAGATACGACACGGTCGTCGCGATCAATGGCGACTACTTCAACCAGCAGCTTCAGCCGATCGGACCGGCTCTCAGCTCATGTGGAGCGTGGGGGAACGCGAAGGCTGGCCGGACCGAGATCGTGGTCGCGATCGGATCGGAGAGGGCAGAAATCTACCGACCCTCCTCGCGCGAGGCGCCTCTTCCATCATGGGTCGAAGATGCTGTGGCCGGCTGGCCGATGCTCGTCGATGGATGCAAGTCACTTTCGACCAGCCTTCCCGGCAGCGCTTCGTTCACCATGGCGCCTCATCCGCGGACGGCGGTAGGCCTCAGCGGTGATCAGAAGCTGATTTACTTCGTAGTGGCGGACGGACGGCGTGAAGACGCGCCGGGAATGACCCTTCCGCAACTCGCCGACTTCATGCATGAGGAGCTGGGAGTGTGCACCGCCGTGAACCTCGATGGTGGAGGCTCGTCACAGATGGTCGTGGGCGACGACACGGTCAACGTACCCAGCGACGGCGTTCCGCGGCGAGTCGCCAATCACCTCGCCGTCGTCCCGGCCAATCTGGATCTCGAGTGCGAGGTGAGGCAAGAGCTCGTGGCCGCCGCCTCGGCTGCACTCCGGGGGACGTGGGAACGCGTCGCGGCGCTCGAAAAGAAGCTGAAAGCGGGGAACGCTACAGTCGACGAGCGGATCGAGCTCGCACGCATGTACCTCGATCGTTCTCGATTCTGGGAAGCGAAACAGGTCGCCGACGAGATCCTGTCAAACAGGGATCATGACCTTGCTGCAAGGATCAGCGCCGAAGCTCAGGTGGAGCTGTCGCGGCTCAGCAGCGACAAAGGGGAAAGCCCGAGCGACAGCAAGGAGGCCGAGGCCGCAACCGCTGTCGAGCCGATCGAGCTCGCACGCAGCTACATCGAACGAGAGCGGTTCTGGGAAGCTCGGGAGATTGCCGACGAGATTCTTTCAGCGGGTCCGAATCCGGAAGCCGAAGAGGTACGAGCCGCGGCCGAGGCTGGGCTGAAGCGGCTCAGCGAAGGGAAGATTGCTGAAGCGAGGCGCGCTGCGTCGGCTCCCGGTGCCACGCTCGAGGATCGGATCGCTCTGGCAGACCTTCTGTTCAGCGACGGTCAGTACGGCGAGGCAATCGCTATTTACAGCGATGTACCGCGGCAACGGCGGGATCGAGAGCTGAGGCTGCGTCATGCTCGTGCGCTGGCGTGGTCGGGACGTCTCGATCCGGCGGAAGTCATCTATCACGAGCTCCTCGCCGAACAGCCGACGCCGGAGCTGACTCTCGAGTACGCCCGGCTGCTGTCGTGGATGGGTGCGACTCGGGCAGCCATCGGTCATCTGCGTCCTCTTTACGAGGAAGCTCCGCGGGACGAGGTCGCTGTGGCACTGGCGAACGCGCTCGCCTGGCAGGGAAAACGCTCGGAAGCGGTCGCACTGCTCGAGCGTCACACGACCCAAAGTCCGTCGGTGGAGACACAGGCGTTGCTGGCGGAGCTTCGAGCAAGCCCCGAGCTGCGTCTGGAGCGGATCGAAGAGGCGATCGCCGATGAACCATTCAACCTGAGCCTCAGGATTGCCCGAGCGCGTCTTCTGATCGAAGCGGAGCGCTACTCCGCCGCTCTGGAGGATCTCGAGTTCGTGGATCGGCACAGCAGGGAACGACACGACGAGGTCGAGGAGCTGATGACTCTCGCAAGTGAATCGAGACGTCGCGAGCTCGAATCGCTCGAGACCGAGGTCGTTGCCGTCGACCCCAGAACGGTCGAGGATCCCGACCGGTTGCGGGAGCTCGCAAGAAAGGCGGCCGGACTTTCCCGGTACGACGAGGCGATCGAGCTTTACGAGGCGTATCTGGAGCGCCGTCCTGACGACACCGAGGTGAGAATCGATTACGCGAAAGTACTCGGCTGGGATCGACGCTACGATCAGGCGATCCGGGAGTACGAAGCGATTCTCGCGAAAAACCCCGAGAGGCTCGATCTGCGTCTCGAGTATGCGCGGCTTCTCTCGTGGGACGAGCGGTACTACCGGGCCGTCCGGGAACTGGATCAGCTCACCGACATTTCGGATCACCCGCGGCCGTACCTTTACACGGAGGTGCCGGCGGAGGCCCGTTTTTCACTCGGGCAGATCTACCGGTGGTTCGGATGGCATGAGCATGCGATGGAACAGCAGCAGTTCGCTCTCGGCCTGGACGGGGGATTCGAGCCGGCAGCGACCGAGCTCGAAATGGTGCAGCGCCTGCGTCCCGCGAGCGTTTACGATGGCCGCTACACCCGTGCGGAGACGGCAAGCGACTTCGTTCTCGACCGCCTGGACTTCATCACCCAGCAGTGGCTGTCGCGAAAGACTGCGGTAGAGGGTCTGGTTGGATGGCATCAGTTCCGGCAGGCGGGCCTGGAAGCCGAGGCTCTCAGCATCGGGGTGGGTGTCCGCCACCGTCTGCAGGACCAGCTCTCGGCGCGAGCCCGTATCGGGATCAACCGCTACGACGACGACACGCGATGGTTCGGATCAGTCGCGGGAGAATGGCTTCCGTCACTGACGAGCCGGTTCGTCGCCGAGCTTTCTCATTACGATCTGATCTACGACGTGTTCACCCTGCGCTCGCTGGGGGATGACCCGCTCTCGATCACGGATCTCTCGCTGCACTACGACCACGATACGGGGGGACGTCTGGCTTACATCGCGGACGCCTCGTTCGGCAACATCTCGGATGACAATAAGCGACTGGCGCTCCATGGGCTGGTGAGCTTCGAGCTCCGCAACGATCCCTTCGTAGCGGTCAAGGCCGACTACCGGCACCTTCAGTACGACTTCCGAACCAACCGCTACTGGTCTCCATCCGACTACCACTCGCTCGCCGGTGTCGTGCATGTCGGCGATAACGTCAGAGAGAAGTTTTTCTGGGACGCGGAGCTGAAATACGGCCGCTCCTGGCAGGAGGGTGATTCCCACGATCTTCAGTCGATAAGTCTTCGAGGCACCGTCCCGATCACCGAAGGGATCGACCTGGTGGCAGCCTACACATACGGACGAAGCGGCCGGATCGACGAGCCATTCGCCAGCCCCGACCTGGTGACGTACTGGCAGCGACGCTGGTACATCGGCTTCCGGCTACGGAACCTGTTCCGTGGTGACGACCGCGACGCGGGTCGCAGATATTACTTCGACGAGGGGACGCTCGAACAGGATCCGGCGCTGCCCCAGTTCGGAGAGGAGGGCTGA
- a CDS encoding LCP family protein gives MDKDHFSRLDPDAAQRLDPPPPEAEEPRRLRALEWLLFAVFGFMFLLGGFALYTSVAPGWNAIPDSLAEGLENDRVNILLLGVGGEEHPGGGKDLADTILVASLRPSTKEAAIISIPRDLYVRIDRYGTHRINRAHQIGQQSGYPGGGPALAMATVEEVTGLPLHAYVRVDFGGFEKIIDSLGGVEIDVEQGFYDYLFDDRFEPGLQTMDGERALRFARYRYIRSELGTNFSREQRQQKVIQAVKEKVREQVSNDPVQMMKLARTLSTHTDTNLSIKQLVNLYRTFGFVSPESIKSVSLEPVTEVFEVRSIAGAGEAVRPKSGDFREIRAVARNVFDQSSPNVELTARRMSNGS, from the coding sequence TTGGACAAGGACCACTTCAGCAGACTCGATCCGGACGCGGCCCAGCGCCTCGATCCTCCGCCTCCCGAGGCGGAGGAGCCGCGACGTCTCCGCGCGCTCGAATGGCTCCTCTTCGCGGTCTTCGGCTTCATGTTTCTTCTCGGCGGATTCGCTCTCTATACGAGCGTCGCTCCGGGGTGGAACGCCATCCCTGACAGCCTCGCCGAGGGTCTCGAAAACGATCGCGTGAACATACTCCTCCTGGGAGTCGGTGGTGAGGAACATCCCGGCGGGGGGAAGGATCTGGCCGACACGATTCTCGTTGCTAGTCTGAGGCCCTCCACAAAGGAAGCAGCGATCATCTCGATCCCACGCGATCTGTACGTGAGGATAGACCGGTACGGTACGCACCGCATCAACAGGGCTCATCAGATTGGACAGCAGTCCGGGTATCCAGGCGGGGGACCCGCACTCGCCATGGCTACGGTCGAGGAGGTGACGGGTCTCCCTCTTCACGCGTATGTCCGAGTCGACTTCGGAGGCTTCGAAAAGATCATCGATTCACTCGGGGGCGTCGAGATCGACGTCGAACAGGGCTTCTACGACTACCTGTTCGATGACCGCTTCGAACCGGGGCTCCAGACAATGGACGGGGAACGCGCGCTCAGGTTCGCCCGGTACCGCTACATCCGCAGCGAGCTCGGGACGAACTTCTCCCGCGAGCAGCGGCAGCAGAAAGTCATCCAGGCCGTGAAAGAGAAGGTTCGGGAACAGGTCTCGAACGATCCCGTACAGATGATGAAGCTCGCTCGTACTCTCAGCACTCACACCGACACCAACCTGTCGATCAAGCAGCTGGTGAACCTTTACCGGACTTTCGGATTCGTGTCCCCGGAATCGATCAAAAGCGTCAGTCTCGAGCCGGTCACGGAGGTTTTCGAAGTCAGGTCGATCGCCGGTGCCGGGGAGGCAGTCAGACCGAAGAGTGGCGACTTCCGCGAGATCCGCGCCGTCGCCCGGAACGTCTTCGACCAATCATCTCCAAACGTCGAGTTGACGGCCCGTCGAATGTCCAACGGGTCATGA